The segment CCTGCCCGAACTGCGCAAAGCACTACGGCAAGAATTACACTGTAATTCTAATGCAGGTCTGACGATTTGCCCCAATCGAAATAGTTCTATTCCTTCACGACAGTTCCGTTGTGCGATTTTCCTTCAATGGCTTTCTTCACGTCCTCAAGGTTCCTTCCATTCACGAAATGGGCCTCGATTTTGGAGCGCGCGATGAGCTTGCACGCCAGCAAATCGAACACGAAGTTCTCCCCTGCCCTGCGCGAATCCCCCTTTGTCGCCAATTCAATCAGCTCCGCGTACTTCATCCTCTGGAACTTCTTAGCCTTGGGGTTGTTCCTCGGGTTCGAATCGTAAATCCCATCCACGTTGCTCATGTTCACGAGCCTTTTCGCGTGCAGCGCCTCTGCAAGCAAAGCGGAATCAGTGTCCGTGCTTATCCCGGGGATGGTCCCGCCCATGACCACGATCCTGTGGTCCATCGCAGCGTTGCGCGCCTCGTTGAAATTCGTGATCACTTTGGGGTGCGCGTGCCCTGCGAGCGCGCCTCTAATCAGCGCGGCG is part of the Candidatus Micrarchaeia archaeon genome and harbors:
- the pyrH gene encoding UMP kinase, coding for MAEWIVLSLGGGIINPEGTPDAEFVKKLVKVLAESRLNFGIVTGGGRTARIYAQAARELGSNEFEADEIAIVSTRQNAALIRGALAGHAHPKVITNFNEARNAAMDHRIVVMGGTIPGISTDTDSALLAEALHAKRLVNMSNVDGIYDSNPRNNPKAKKFQRMKYAELIELATKGDSRRAGENFVFDLLACKLIARSKIEAHFVNGRNLEDVKKAIEGKSHNGTVVKE